A segment of the Sphingopyxis sp. OAS728 genome:
TGCCGCGTCCCAGCGTCTGCCAGTCGACGAGCCAGCAGCTCTCGCCGTCGGGCGCGAAGAGGATATTATCGATGCGCAGGTCGCCATGGACGATCGTCCGTGCGGCGGTCTGCCGCGAAAGATAGGCGTCGATCCGTTCGACGATCCCGGCGCCGAGGTCGAGCACTTCGGGGTCGAGCCGCTCCGCATAGCGCTCGCGAAAACCCACATAGAGCTGCGGAAACAGCGCGCGGATCACATCGCCATTGTCGCGCGCGAGCCAGGGCAGCGCGTCGAGCCGCGGATCGTTCCACAGCAGCGCGTGCAACCCGGCAGCAGCCTCGATGCAGGGAACCAGGCCTGCGAGCCCAAGCCCCGCGAGCTGGTCGCCCTGTCCCGCCGGAGCGAGATCCGAGAGGATCAGGATGAAATCGACATCGTCTTCGGCGATCTCGGCATGGTGGCACAAGGGCGCTGACACGCCGCTCCCGGCCGCCAGTTCGCGGTACCAGCTGACTTCCTTGACATAGGTGCCGGTAAGCTTGGCGATGTGGCGGCTTGCGTCATCGTGGCTCGGGCATTTGGCGACGACTGTGGCCGGTGCGCTCACATCGCCCGCCCAGTCGAGCGTCAGGCGGAAACTGTCGCACATCTGTCCGGTGCCGACCTTGGCGACAGCGAAGCCGCGCAGCGCCTCGGCCGGTTGTCCCAGCTTGTCCGCAAGCCATGCGGGCGACATTGCCTCGGGCGAGGTCGGGAAGCTCAAGCGACGGGATCCATCAGGCCGGTGAGGCCGGTGGGGCTATGCGGTCCCACGAACAATTGTTCGAGCACGCCGACGCCGCGATGCGTGCTGCCGCCGTCGGTCAACTCGGCGGTGACCAGCGCCTGGATATGCATCGCCAGCGGATTGCCCCAGCTGCGCTCGGCCTCGGTGAGTGTGTCGTGCGCGACCGCCAGTTCGGGGCCATGATCGAGGCCGTGCCCCCAGACCGGATGCGTGTAACCGAGCCCGCTCATCGCGAAGGCCGAGCCGGCCGGGATTAGCGTCAGCCTCTGGCCGTGGCCGAGATCGGCGGTCATTCGGGCGATGCGCCGCGATCCGCGTGACCACTCAATATCGAACGCGGCGTCGGCGAAATGCTGTTCGGTACCGTCTTCGCTGCTCTCGCTGTCGCTGACGATCACCGCGCGGCGGTTCCATGGGCTTCCCGCGCCGTCGTCGTTGCTATGGAAAAAGAGCGAGCGGTCGTCGAAATTGCACGGTGTCCACAGCCAGAAGAATTGGTTGAAATTGCCCTCGGGCGGCGGTTGCGGTTCGCTGGCGCCGACGGGACGCACGCCCCAGCTGCGGTCGCGCGTGCCGCTCCAGCCGTCGTCGAGATCGACGCGCTCGCCACCCACCGACAGCCAGCCCGACCAGCGGCCGTTCTGCGTCATGCGCGTATAGTCCATGAACAGCCGCGTGCCATTGCGACGGATGAAGCGCGGCTCCTCGATCGGGAAATGGCGGTTCATGAAACGCAGTTCGCCTTCGAGCGGACCGTCGTTCGGCGAAATATGGAGCGTCAGCACCTGCAGCGGGATGGCGATATCGAGGATGATCGGGCCGACCGACAGGTTCATCCGCTCACCGGCCGACCGGCGACTGGCGCGGAGATTATATTGGACGCCGTTCAGGATGACGCAAAAGCTGGCGTCGACGATGCCGAGCTGTGGATAGAAACCCATCGCCGCCGCAAAAAAGACCGACCCGTCGGGGCTGTAGCCGTTGAAGAAATAGCGGTCGTAGAAGTTGCGGTCGGTCCCGGCGAACGCGATCGGTTCGCTGGTCTGGTGCAACGGAAAATCGTCGCCTCGTGTCAGCATATGTCCTCGTCCCGTTTTTTCTTGCAACGTAACGGGAAGAAGGCGTGCGTCAATGCACCGGTGGATCAACCGGAGGCACCGCCCCGACGGGCGCGACCGGCTCGCCGGGGTCGCGCGGCGGCAGCGCGTCGGGCGGCACATCGTCGATCTGCATGTCGGGGGTTGGAACCTGTTCGAGGTTGCGCACGCGCACGTCGATCGCTGCGCCCTCGACGGTGAGGTCGTTGAAGCTGGGCGGGGTCGAGCGGATGCGTTGCGACAGCGTTCCCGCGCCGATCATGCGGACAGGACCGGCCGGTGTGTCCTTCACCAGATCGAAGGCATCATGGACATGCCCAGTGAGCACCGCTGCAATGCCGCGTTCCGCCAGCGCCGCGAGCGCGCGTTCGCCGCCGCGCGTCAGCGCGCGGCCCTTCGTGCCCGCTTCGACCAGCGGGTGGTGCGCGGTGACGAGCACCGTCGTGCCCCGAGGCAGCGCGTCGATCGCCGCGAGCGTCTTTTCCAGCGCGTGACGTGTCACCCAACCTTTTGACCAGTCGAGCCGCCATTGCGCGCGCGCGGTGGTCTTGAGCGGCACCACCGCGACACCCGCAAGGTCGAGCTCGCGTTCGACGAGCCGTTCAATCCCGCGAATACGGCGATAGGGATAGAAGAAGCGCTCGATGGGATTGAAATAGGGCAGATCATGGTTGCCGACCTCGACCGTCACCTTGACGTCGAGCGCACCGATCCAGTCGCACGCCGCGGCAAATTCACGGCTGCGAGCACGCATTGTAAGGTCGCCGGTGATCAGCACCGCATCGGGGCGTTCCGCCCGGACGCAATCGGTGAACCAGCCGA
Coding sequences within it:
- a CDS encoding phosphotransferase, which encodes MSFPTSPEAMSPAWLADKLGQPAEALRGFAVAKVGTGQMCDSFRLTLDWAGDVSAPATVVAKCPSHDDASRHIAKLTGTYVKEVSWYRELAAGSGVSAPLCHHAEIAEDDVDFILILSDLAPAGQGDQLAGLGLAGLVPCIEAAAGLHALLWNDPRLDALPWLARDNGDVIRALFPQLYVGFRERYAERLDPEVLDLGAGIVERIDAYLSRQTAARTIVHGDLRIDNILFAPDGESCWLVDWQTLGRGSGATDLAYLVGTSIADPFERAAADRPAFDHWIAALRQRGVNPDPDALWTDYRVGALSGYFMAVFASMSVERTVRGDEMFAVMAERPARQALALGSLDLL
- a CDS encoding metallophosphoesterase family protein encodes the protein MTRLFHISDLHFGLEDRAALGWFTDCVRAERPDAVLITGDLTMRARSREFAAACDWIGALDVKVTVEVGNHDLPYFNPIERFFYPYRRIRGIERLVERELDLAGVAVVPLKTTARAQWRLDWSKGWVTRHALEKTLAAIDALPRGTTVLVTAHHPLVEAGTKGRALTRGGERALAALAERGIAAVLTGHVHDAFDLVKDTPAGPVRMIGAGTLSQRIRSTPPSFNDLTVEGAAIDVRVRNLEQVPTPDMQIDDVPPDALPPRDPGEPVAPVGAVPPVDPPVH